In Oncorhynchus keta strain PuntledgeMale-10-30-2019 chromosome 36, Oket_V2, whole genome shotgun sequence, the DNA window TCATGACACAGGTTCATGTAATGACACAGGTTAATGTAATGACACAGGTTAATGTAATACCTTGTAACAACagttaatgtaataacacaggttaatgtaatgacacaggttaatgtaatgacacaggttaatgtaataccttgtcacaacagttAATGTAATGACACAGGTTAATGTAATACCTTGTAACAACagttaatgtaataacacaggTTAATGTAATACCTTGTAACAACagttaatgtaataacacaggTTAATGTAATGACACAGGTTAATGTAATACCTTGTAACAACagttaatgtaataacacaggttaatgtaatgacacaggttaatgtaataacacaggTTAATGTAATACCTTTTAACAACagttaatgtaataacacaggttaatgtaatgacacaggttaatgtaataacacaggttaatgtaatgacacaggttaatgtaataacacaggTTAATGTAATACCTTGTAACAACagttaatgtaataacacaggttaatgtaataacacaggttaatgtaatgacacaggttaatgtaataacacaggTTAATGTAATACCTTAATGTAATAACACTGGTTAACATCTAAATGTTAAACATTTTTAAATTGATAATGTAGTAACTTTAACCGATCATGTAATACCATTCCAAAATCTATGCATCACGTTAGATTTCCCTAATTTTAATACACATACTATCCTCCACCTtttgctaacacacacacaaacacacactcagaatCACATActtaaatgcacacacacacataaaatgtTTATACAACATCAATCGTAAAGAAACTTGCCAAAAGTTGCGAATGACACAAATAGTAattgcaaagaagccacttctctccaggaaaaacatcagggacagactgatattctgcaaaaggtacagggattggactgctgagaactgggttaaagtcattttctctgatgaatcccctttctgattgtttggggtaTCCGGAataaagcttgtccagagaagacagggtgagcgctaccatcagtcctgtgtcatgccaacagtaaagcatcttGAGACCATTAATGTGTAGGgctgcttctcagccaagggagtgggctcactcacaattttccctaagaacacagtcatGAATAAAGAATAGtaccaacacacctccaagagagcaacttctcccaaccatccaggaacagttttgtgacgaacaatgccttttccagcatgatggagcatcctgccataaggcaaaagtgataaccaAGTTGCTCAGggaaacaaaacattgatattttgggtccatggccaggaaactccccagaccttaatcccattgagaacttgtggtcaatcctcaaggaggcgggtggacaaacaaaaccaaGGGGTCCAAGTCAGTCACACAGGTTTTCCCTATGAGGTTCATCCATCTCTCTGCTGTATAGAGACATCCATCTCCCTACAGTACATGCACATATTTGACACTATCAAGATAACTGGACATGCACATATAATGCAGTCAATTTAATATAATGAAATAATGCAAGTGAAGGTGAATCCCCAATATCACCTTTACGCTTTTTTCAAACACAAAATCATTAAAAGAATTACTACTTTCAAGTGGAGATAGCTTCAACAACGCTGCCCAAGCTGTCACAGACAccataatggcacagatacaaagatgagtcctctatctaactCTATGGGCCCTGTATGAGGACAAAGCCCCATGTTTCTGTAATCATCTGCATATGACATAAATATGGTTTATGTGGTCATGTACCTGCTGGGTggccggtagcctagtggttagagcattgggtcagtaaccaaaaggttgcggGTTTGAATACCTGAGTAAACAAGGTGAAACATCCGTCTGTGtgcttgagcaaggcacttaatcctaatttgctccagggacACTGTACTACTATTGCTGAAACTATTTTATGGATCTTACAAAACACTAGGGGCTGGTTTCCTAGATCCAGATTAAGCCTAGTACTGGACTAAAGTACACTTTCAATGGAGAATGGTTTTTTATCCATGACTAGACTCAATATCTGAATGGGATTGCCCCTGATATTACAAATATTTAGGGATAATGCAATAATAACTCTTGTCTCATGGTGAAACATGACACTTTTCGAAGAATATCAAaggacactacacctctctcttcccGATCCCTCTGTGTAAATTGAAAAACATTATCTCAATGCTCAAGTGTAAATGGACCTGAATGTTCTCTGTGTCTGGCAGGTTTTAATTGGATGGTGGCGGTGCTGCGTAAAATAATAGCACAAGCAACTGGTGAAAAAGCAGAGTCCAAATTCCCTCCATTGATGGAGTTCTTTGGGACCGAAATGCTCCAGGTTTGTGCAATACTGGTTGACTTCCTGTAGCTTTAGCAACACTGCAGGTTTGTCTGCCTCAAATAAGTCAAATATAGAAATACTACATGTGTAGTTTATTGGAAATGCTGTTTATGGGTTGTTTGGTTCACTAATGCACAGATCCCCTGTAGTCTGCAGGTTCtatagttatatatattttttaaaattttattttacctttatttaaccaggcaagtcagttaagaacaaattcttattttcaataatggcctaggaacagtgggttaactgcctgttcaggggcagaacgacagatttgtaccttgtcagctcgggggtttgaacttgcaaccttccggttactagtccaacactctaaccactaggctaccctgcggtGTTCAGGTAACTTTAGGTCTATAAAGTAGGTTTTCAGGTCAGGTGTAAAGGACGTCACACTGCTTGTTTAGCGAGTGCCGCTTTCTCCTGAGTTGGCTCATACCGAGACTCAAACTCAGAATGTCTGCCTCGCAAACACATGTGACCACCCTCCCGATGCATCTATCTAGTCGGCAGCGCAAGTTGAGACAATTCAGGCAGAGGAGTGAGTTTCACAGATCCCCATCGGCTAAATAGTAATTTCATTTTGCTGTTCTGTAACTGGCCACAATAATTACATGCAGGTGTTGCAATCGTGCTGTGATCCAATAAGGCTAGTTAGTGAATGTTAGTAAATTGCTAACACATGTTCTGTGAGTGCCCTCCACTGAATGCCCTCATGAGCCTCTGTGTATGGAAATGTTAGCACAGCTTGACCTCATCCAAGAAGAGGGGTCTACCTAAGGTATTCACCAGTGATTCTCACATCGAATGTAATTAACTGTGGAGAATATAGTGAGATTCATTCATATAAAAGTTTTTTCTATGGCTATCTGTGTCAGGAGTGAAGAGTTTGTTCACTGAACTTGCGAGCTACTGtgcctaaaatgacataacaTGCCTATTTGCACAGTGTCTGTTTAGATGAGTTAGAGCAACAGCATACCATGGCTCACGTAGCGTTAAATGGATGCCTTGTCTATCTCGCAGGTTTTTCACCAAGCACCGTCCCCTAGATTTCTGGGGACACACATGCACCCAGATAACATTCCTGAATCCTTCACCACAAAGAAAACAAAGGTATGTACTTTCAACCAGAATACAGGTGTTGTGGAACTCACAATTACTATGACATTTTTACAGCTTTTTTTAATGCTCCACAGTAGTTCCTCTTTTTATACAAAATTCCATCACAACTTCCTCCAAACAGCAACGTGTAATTCCCCTGTTATGTAAGAGTGAAAGCTTTTCCTGTGTAGTATGGCAGCTAGTGTTTCTCTGCAGAGGCAGCCACAGCAGAGAGCGtcccacacagacacatatacactGCAAATCACACACTGTACAGAGTACATAGTAGACTGATTAAGCACACACGCGGAGGTAGACGGAATAATCAAATAGCATACACACGTAGGACACTTTTCAGCAGACAGTAACTATGCTACACTTAAATATAAAACCTCCAACTTGCAGTACAGTGTGTCTCACAACTCGCCATAACTCTGCCCTCCCCTTCCCTCAGTGTAATGAACACgagggaagacagagagctggtttcaagcacagGGAGCTGCAGGTGTTTATTgaaaaggaccacaggaggaggcaggtagctgggtccaggggcaggcagcaggtcttacacagggggtccaaaggTAACAATACAGGCAGTGAAAATGCTAGTAACGTAGTTcaggagatcaggcaataggtagataacaggctaaagtacaggcagggaatagccAAAAAGGCATTgttagtttttgcctgcctcactatcATACACGGGAGGCGTAAATCACGGCAAAAGAcatgtcacaaaacaaacaatacctcacggtgatggggtgcaaagaactgaactaaatagtgtgtgataatgacatagaGGTGTGTATTCAGCTGATTAGGatctggaaagtgagctgcattcaggggatctacgtgtttgagggtgtgggttggaagcagacgttacactcAGGATATAAACTTTAAAGAATGTCCTGGATCAGTCTATAAAAATATACTGTTGTCATTATCATGTCATGCATGGTCTTCTGTTGATCAAAAATAGATGCTGGTGATATTCAGGAACCCGAAAGACACAGTGGTCTCCTTTTATCACTTCTCAAACAAGAACCCAGTGCTACCCACTGCAAAGTCCTGGGACTGCTTCTTCTCAGAGTTTATGAGTGGAAAAGGTACCTAATGTGAAGAGCCCTTATGAAAattgggtttatatgttgtagtTTGCTTTATACAAAAGTATAACTTGAGTCAGTTGTATTACAGTAAGATTTGTACCTTTACAGTACAAAGCCTCACCTGAACAGTCATTTCCTATTCCTAGTTCCCTGGGGTTCATATTTTGACCATGTACTTGGCTGGGAGAGGAGAATGGATGACCCTAACGTGATGATAGTCACCTTTGAGGAGTTAAAACAGGTATCAGGTATTCCTTTCGTTTTGAATACAGACATTAGTTTTGATCGGTCTGCTTTCTGTCATTTACATTCTGTCATGTTAATTGTGACCCACACAGGACCTGAGTGACGGTGTGCGAAGGGTCTCTGAGTTCTTTGGTTTCAGTCTCAGTGATGCCCAGGTCCAGACCATCGCAGAGGAGAGCACCTTCAATGCTATGAAGGAGAGCTCCAAGGCCTCACACGGCCAGATGGGCAACGTCTTCTTCaggaaaggtgtgtgtgtatgtatgtatgcgtgagagagtgacagagggagcaagagagagaaagagcgctGTATGTGGATAGAGGGAGCTTTGTTCCAGGGTTTGTTTAATACCACCCACTGGAAACAGAAATTGTGGGTTAAtggcaacacaaacaaacacttgATATGTATGTTGACTATGAGTACAGACTCATGTCTCCGGTCTGCTGGTCCTCTTTATCCTTTAACATCCCTTGTCCTTTCCAGGGAAATAAAGCATTGTTATACTGACCTTTGGTAACCTCCTATAGGTTGAATTAATTATTAAGTGCCAaaaaagtaacagggttgatgatttcaaatcagccataaatctccctatgacagggggaatggaagcttgttgtctGCAACAGGGAGGGACAATTGAATGCAAATTTCAAACATTTTCtaattgttaaaacatttctagcctgccTATCTGTGGGTAACATGGTTgacatgttattctagcctgcctatctgtgggtaacagggttgacatgttattctagcctgcctatctgtgggtaacagggttgacatgttattctagcctgcctatctgtgggtaacagggttgacatgttattctagcctgcctacctgtgggtaacagggttgacatgttattctagcctgcctatctgtgggtaacagggttgacatgttattctagcctgcctatctgtgggtaacagggttgacatgttattctagcctgCCTATCTGTGGGTAACATGGTTgacatgttattctagcctgcctatctgtgggtaacagggttgacatgttattctagcctgCCTATCTGTGGGTACAGGGTTGACATGTTGTGCTCGACCAGCTCAGTTTtacaccacaaaacaccagaaaatggctTATAAGAGCAGAACaggctcacctgcttttacactatgatttgactagatgttcaatgttccttttagaagaaaaaaaataagaatagtttcaccatattaaaacacGAGTTCAGTTCATGTAatagggttgaccttaaaatgagggacggTTTTACATTTTTTTCTCCATAAATCACACAATAATCTTCACAAATGACTGTCAAAAGCAAcaaaaataactagggctttacaatgatggtgaatgTTTTAATCTAATAATCTAAAGATAATTTGCCTCATGCTTTATGTCCAAACTACAGAGTACTAGAGAATGTTATGTCACTCTTGCTGTACATTGATCATGTGTTTGTCTTGTTCATGTGTTTTTGATGGGTATTTCCTCCCCAGGTGAAGTAGGGGACTGGAAGAACCATTTTACCCTAGCCCAAAGCCAGGAGATGGACACAGCATTCAAGAAGCACCTGGCAGGGACAACACTGGGGGCCAAACTAAAGTATGACCTGTACTGCAAGTAGACAGCAGACTGGACAAACACTTACTGAGCTGAGACAGGATACAAGGGAAACACTGACAGGGAAGTTCAACTCCAACAGGCAGGCTGGTATGCAGTAGCTAACTGACATTCACAATGAGGTATTTGGTGGTGCAACACTTGTTACTACAGAAACACTTTATTCCACTTGGCTATCCTACACTGGAGCCATTGAAGGACATTTTTGTAAAAGTGTGACATGAGAATAGTGgagactggtgggaggagctagaTAAGGATGGGCTCCTTGTAATGGTTGGAATGGATTATATGTAACAAagtcaaacatggtttccatatgtttgatactgttccattaattccattccagcctttacaatgagcctgtaatctatagctcctcccaccagatTCCACTGCATGAGAAAAAGTAGACATGACAATGAGACTTCATGATAGATTTCTTTACCTTGTAATCCTTGTTTTTATATCACTGTTTGTAGATTAAAGTTGGTTAATTGATTATCGGCCTTCTTGTATGTATTTTACAACATTTCAAGATGTCAGTGGAGGCTACCGAGGGGCAAACGGCTCATAAATGGCTGGAATAGAGCGAATGGAatgtcaaacacatggaaaccatgtgttgatgttgataccgctccagccattactacatgcccgtcctccccaattaaggtgccaccaacaaCCTGTGCAAGATGTTGTACTTTTCAGTTCAGAGTAATGGAATGTGTCAAAAAGTCTAGTTCTACAAATGACATGCCACATGAAACTATAATAATCATATGCTCAAATTCCTTGCTATAACACATTTGAGATCATATGGTAACCTACTTTACTGCAGGCCAGCGATGTGACAGGTTGCATACAATAAAACCCTTGGATTGCAATGCATACAATACTAGATTCAAAGCAAATAGAATTATTCAATTTGGAAAAGGTGACCAAGATgagacggtctgtaaatgtaaagtaAAACGTTCCATAAATTCTTTATTGTAAAGAGTGACAATCAAATTAAAAAAAAACTGAGACTATGGTAGCCTACTGATGTGATATtcaccatacatacagtatatatattgtgATATTCACCATAGAGACGGTATACATTGCGATATTCACCATAGATACGGTATACATCGTGATATTCACCATAGATACGGTATACATTGCGATATTCACCATAGATACGGTATACATCGTGATATTCACCATAGATACGGTATACATCGTGATATTCACCATAGATACGGTATACATTGCAATATTCACCATATATATTGTCTATGATATTTGTGCTGTATGAGGGCCTACACTGGGGATGGCACCATTTCTTCCCTTAGTTGATCATTTCCATTATCCGTGAAACCCGTTTTGATTTAGTGAAAGAATGTCTATATCCAGTCGGTACAATATAGAACAAAAATGTTCAAATGCACTGTAGGCTACCTGTTATTGATAATGTTTTAGTTGCTTGCCATTGGTACTTTCTTAACATGGGActaaggctgtgtttacacagccACTCTAAGAACCCAAATCTTATTTTCTTTCTATATCTGATCCACACACTCAGTTTGACATGTGACTGATATCTGATGTGCACATTCACACTGATGTAACCTCTGAAGTagcaccagagaggaagaggcaaagcgagaggtttcactctcgccaaaataagcccaatgcgtttctatgatattttggacctaagcttgttacctgccttcccgcctttaagacaacgactcccattgttaagctggagacatgagcatctcaacactatatacagatctctggtagCGCACAGATACAATTTCCTGTCACtgatgctttaaaaaaaaaggttATTGCAGGTCAAGTGCAACAACAAAGAACTTCAGAGCAAAAACAATAATCACATCTGAGcatccagacagagacagcataTGGAGGATCAGGATTGAAAAGATCAGATTCCATGTTTTTTGTTATTGCTGTTTACACATTAGGCAAAAGAGCAGATAGGTATcagacagtggaggctgctgaaggaaggacggctcataataatggctggaacggagcaaatggaaaccatgtgtttgatgttgttgataccgTTCCACCTATACCGCTCCGGCCATTACCACATgcacgtcctccccaattaaggtgccaccaaactCTTGTGGTATCAGACATGCAAATAATTGGCAAAATATCTTAATtggactgcctgtgtaaatgAAGCCTAAGCATCTTTACTAGCTACATATCTAGATATTGGTTAATCAACCACCCTGTTAATTGGTCAATCAATCAGATAATCAATCTATTAATATCCACTGTGGACAGTCAAGCATTACACATCCATACATTTATTTTAGTAGCTCAAGAAATACCAAGTTAAAAAAATAGACTGGTTTTGTAACATAGAGTAGACCTACCTCTGCGTTTACAGTCGCTACCATatactacaggtaactgccaaaataaaggaaacaccaacataaaatgTCTTAATAGGGTATTGGGCCAACacaagccagaacagcttcaatgcaccttggcatagattctacaagtgtctggaactctattggagggatgcaacaccattcttcctCTGTACATTTTGTGCTTTGTTGATGGAAACCGCTGTAAGTGTtcagttgggttgagatctggtgactgaggtggtttACATTTTATGGGGGCAGGCCATGGTAGTCTAAATAAGGGCCTGCTcagggatgttaattgcttaactCACCTGTATGGGAGCacttgctttcaatatactttgtatccctcgttTACTCAAGTGTTTGCAGTTTGTTGGCTATAGTCTATTCTCTGCTGACATCTAGTGAGTGTAAGTCACACAACATAATTGAATTTAAATTCCTGGGTTTCAGTGCACTTTATGATGAGACATTAAAGAAATGATGCAGTGCATTACATGCTAATATTTATTTACTCATTGAATCGTTGGATTAAATTGTTACCATTTACCTATACACGTACACTACATCATCAATATTTATGAGCAAGTTCTGGGCATGTATAAACATTACATGTCTGTCTCAAAcacttttctctctcattttgctGACAGAGacattttacaaaaaaaaaacatatgatACTGCTGCATGTACACAGcccaataaaaaaaataacacaaAATGGTGTTTTGAgaaatcagatcagctctgaaaatgATCTAATGTGAAAAGTTCTGAAgactggtcaaaagaccaattagtggaaaactatcagaattgggctgccttaGTAATTGCAACCATGTATAATTTTGTACACGTTTCAGCTACACATCGAGTGACATCATCCGGACGCGGAAGTTGACTGTGAAAGTGACAATCTTCAGTTGTGTCTGGTTGTGCTCTGTGTGTTCCGCTTGACAATGGATATTTCCCAACAAGAGAGGACATATGAGACATCAATGGCTGACAAATCTACTCCAAGTAGTCTTGCAAGATACCTCGATGGTGAATTTTGGGAAACCAAAGATCATATTCGTGAAGAAATATCCCAAGGCGAGCCCTTTCGAACTAGCAGGTTCGTGATCTCTTACTGGTGGTTTTATCCAACTTTTCTATCATATGTTGATCATCACGATTTAATCCTGTGCTAGCTAAGGTTTAAGGACATGCTCTTTTACGTATCTATCTACAGTTTTCAGCGGTTGGCAAATCATGTCACGGCTTTATGAAAAGGGTTTGTGCGGCTACCAGCTGTTGCGCGTTGCGCGCACATCTGGATAAAAATAATGCTAATTTCCCGCTGCGATGTTCATTTTCAGTTCAATGTTCATGTTAAATGTTCTGTCACATactaaaatgtaatacatttttattcTACAGTTATGGTCTCACGTTGGACCAGAATAGAGATTTAACGGTGGAGAGACTGGAGTATGTCTTAACGAGGCCACTAATGCGACATCACCTTAAAGATCAGGTGAACGAATTCAGTCTTACACCCCTCAACTGATACCAATTTTACACCATGCAATTGCAAATGTTTGTCTGGGTGTTGTTCAGTTATGAAACTGTGTTTTTATGTCTTGAGGGGTTTTAGATTAAAGAGAAACAACCAGGCTTCATAGCCAAGAGCTTGGGTATCACGGAGCTGATATGCTCTGCAGATATGTCCACTGGAGTAAAGGTATGCTAATTGActtctccaacacacacacacagcttgtcaTAGGCATTTATTTACATAACCAAATCCATGTATGATTACACTGTACTCGCTGTCTGTACAGTGCTCTTTGGTGTTCTCCCCTCTGGTCCACAGTTGGGTGTTGTCTGTGGCTTGTTTGGTGGTGCAGTCACAAACCTTGGAAGCCCTGGTCAGAAGAAAAAATGGTATCTCCCGGTTACGGTATGAGTCCACTGCCACTCACACAGCTCACATGCAAAGTAATATAACAGATCATTTACAGCTTTTGTTCAATGTCTGCCTCTTGTCGTTACATTCTTACAATGCATGCACTTGTATATAGCTTTTTCCGTCATACACATTCATTCATCCACAGCACATATTGCCATTGGATGTTGTCATTTATCTGATACAACAATGGATTTAGCCTTTAATTTTTAACTCTTTGTCAAATCATCATCCTAATTGTTTTGGTTGAATGACTGGGTGTGACTTCTGTCAGGATTCGGAGTTCACTGGGATGTTTGCCATGACAGAGAGGGGTCATGGGAGTAACGTCCGGGGAATCCTTACAGAGGCCTGCTACGAGCCATCTACACAGGTCAGCTTAATAACATGCATAACACACTCACGAATCATGTGACACCATTGAGGCAATGCGGAATTCTGAACTGATGGACAGTCGTTTGG includes these proteins:
- the LOC118369825 gene encoding sulfotransferase 6B1-like translates to MSSSFSAKIQSKMELAKDMKEEDKLYRYNGVLYPVLMSPEENLKAMERLEARADDVMLVAYPKCGFNWMVAVLRKIIAQATGEKAESKFPPLMEFFGTEMLQVFHQAPSPRFLGTHMHPDNIPESFTTKKTKMLVIFRNPKDTVVSFYHFSNKNPVLPTAKSWDCFFSEFMSGKVPWGSYFDHVLGWERRMDDPNVMIVTFEELKQDLSDGVRRVSEFFGFSLSDAQVQTIAEESTFNAMKESSKASHGQMGNVFFRKGEVGDWKNHFTLAQSQEMDTAFKKHLAGTTLGAKLKYDLYCK